One window of the Carnobacterium maltaromaticum DSM 20342 genome contains the following:
- a CDS encoding bacteriocin immunity protein: MGKLKWFSGGKERSNQAENIITDLLDDLKTDLDNESLKKVLENYLEELKQKGASVPLILSRMNLDISKAIRNDGVTLSDYQSKKLKELTSISNIRYGY, translated from the coding sequence ATGGGTAAGTTAAAATGGTTTTCTGGAGGAAAAGAACGATCAAATCAGGCAGAAAACATTATCACTGATTTATTAGATGATTTAAAAACAGACTTAGACAATGAATCGCTAAAAAAAGTGTTAGAAAATTATCTTGAAGAGTTAAAACAAAAGGGCGCTTCTGTTCCTCTGATTTTAAGTCGAATGAACTTAGATATTTCTAAAGCAATCAGAAATGATGGCGTTACTTTATCTGACTATCAATCAAAAAAACTTAAAGAGTTGACTTCTATCTCCAATATTAGATATGGATATTAG
- a CDS encoding Cof-type HAD-IIB family hydrolase, with product MKPTALVFFDLDGTLLNQHSEVEEEVVEALEAVKAKGGVPIIATGRTNIEFEHIADATGIDSSVSMNGQFITYEGTEVYRNVLPSESLKRLKAATDERELGLSFYTNKWVKTSVENETLHRAYAFIHADIPEIDPKAHLVDDIFMALVLNEDPSHDDYFRTSFPEFSFYRNTPFSMDTIIKGNSKATGIRQLQKAMGLESVPTYAFGDGPNDLEMFQVADYSVAMGNGIAALKERASFISASNIDGGIVKGLDYFNLI from the coding sequence TTGAAACCAACAGCATTAGTTTTTTTTGATTTAGATGGAACTCTATTAAATCAACATTCCGAAGTTGAAGAGGAAGTAGTTGAGGCCTTAGAGGCAGTTAAAGCCAAGGGTGGAGTACCAATTATCGCGACCGGACGAACGAATATTGAATTTGAGCATATTGCGGATGCGACTGGAATTGATTCTAGTGTCTCAATGAACGGCCAGTTTATTACTTATGAAGGCACCGAAGTGTATCGCAATGTTTTGCCAAGCGAATCGTTAAAACGCTTAAAAGCTGCAACGGATGAACGTGAGCTAGGGCTATCATTTTATACAAATAAATGGGTGAAAACAAGTGTAGAAAATGAGACTCTCCACAGAGCATATGCTTTTATTCATGCAGATATTCCTGAAATAGATCCAAAAGCTCATTTAGTAGATGACATTTTTATGGCATTAGTTTTAAATGAAGATCCAAGTCATGATGACTATTTTAGAACCTCTTTTCCAGAATTTTCTTTTTATCGCAATACTCCCTTTAGTATGGATACGATTATTAAAGGCAATTCAAAAGCAACCGGGATTCGGCAATTGCAAAAAGCAATGGGGTTAGAATCTGTGCCAACCTATGCTTTTGGTGACGGACCTAATGATTTAGAAATGTTTCAAGTGGCAGATTATTCAGTAGCGATGGGAAATGGAATTGCTGCTTTAAAAGAGCGAGCTAGTTTTATTTCGGCAAGCAATATTGATGGTGGAATTGTTAAAGGTTTGGACTATTTCAATTTAATCTAG
- a CDS encoding histidine phosphatase family protein has product MGKGCTFYFVRHGETYFNRYMKMQGWSNTPLTKDGRFTVIRSGRGLSDIRFDAAYCSDLSRTKETLEILLEENFTSRNLKIQEMPEFREAFYGSFEGSDVDESWATISKELGYETADEMREKATLADRMDGTKAADPLHDAEDFLTFWLRVEKGMLQLIEKHRETDQNILIVAHGNTIRNLLNGIVPELEMPTSVDNASVSVVNYHDGQYHLERFNDTGHFR; this is encoded by the coding sequence TTGGGAAAAGGATGTACATTTTATTTTGTCAGACATGGGGAAACTTATTTTAATCGTTATATGAAAATGCAAGGGTGGTCAAATACTCCGTTAACAAAAGATGGTCGTTTTACTGTGATTAGAAGCGGCAGAGGCTTATCGGATATTCGTTTTGATGCTGCTTATTGTAGTGATTTAAGTCGGACGAAAGAAACGTTAGAGATTTTATTAGAAGAAAATTTCACTTCACGTAATTTAAAAATTCAAGAAATGCCTGAATTTAGAGAAGCATTCTATGGCTCTTTTGAAGGTTCTGATGTGGACGAAAGCTGGGCAACAATTAGTAAGGAATTAGGTTATGAAACAGCAGATGAGATGCGTGAAAAAGCGACTTTAGCAGATCGAATGGATGGGACAAAAGCAGCTGATCCCTTACATGATGCAGAAGATTTTTTAACTTTTTGGTTACGTGTTGAAAAAGGCATGTTGCAACTGATTGAAAAGCATCGTGAGACGGATCAAAATATTTTGATTGTCGCTCATGGAAATACGATTCGGAATCTGTTAAATGGAATTGTACCTGAATTAGAAATGCCGACTTCTGTTGACAATGCCAGCGTTTCAGTCGTGAATTATCATGATGGCCAGTATCACCTAGAGCGCTTTAATGATACAGGACATTTTAGATAG
- a CDS encoding class I SAM-dependent methyltransferase has product MGNIDVFNRVASKYDTPERSEIAKITAKEIQKHIVNGKDKTAIDYGCGTGLVGLELVADFETLLFADASQSMVEVVETKIEQATIKNAKTLLLDIEEVSNSDIQVDYIFLVQVLLHVQDIQPLLSNLYKLLKPNGHLLIVDFDYNEQVNSDKVHNGFKQQELIQLMGKIGFVESNAEIFYHGKNIFMNQDASFFILDAAKPVLND; this is encoded by the coding sequence ATGGGGAATATTGATGTATTTAATCGAGTAGCTAGTAAGTACGATACACCTGAGAGAAGTGAAATTGCAAAAATCACAGCTAAAGAAATCCAAAAGCATATTGTGAATGGAAAAGATAAAACAGCGATTGATTATGGCTGTGGAACAGGCCTAGTTGGACTGGAATTGGTAGCTGATTTTGAGACACTTCTTTTTGCGGATGCCTCTCAAAGTATGGTAGAGGTTGTGGAAACAAAAATTGAACAGGCTACTATTAAAAATGCTAAAACCCTTCTTTTAGATATTGAAGAGGTGTCAAATAGTGATATACAAGTAGATTATATCTTTTTAGTACAAGTGCTTCTTCATGTACAAGATATTCAACCCTTACTATCAAATTTATATAAATTATTAAAGCCGAATGGTCATTTGTTGATTGTTGATTTTGATTATAACGAACAGGTTAATTCAGATAAAGTTCATAATGGCTTTAAACAGCAAGAGCTCATTCAACTAATGGGAAAAATTGGATTTGTAGAATCGAATGCTGAAATATTTTATCATGGGAAGAATATTTTTATGAATCAGGATGCCTCATTCTTTATTTTAGATGCAGCTAAGCCTGTTTTAAACGATTAG
- a CDS encoding NAD(P)/FAD-dependent oxidoreductase: protein MDKMKIVILGAGYGGLRALKGLQKKHLNAEITLVNKNEYHYEATYLHEVASGANPPERISFAIKDVVDTKQTTFIQDTVIKVNKDDKTVELDKTGLISYDYLIFALGFESESFGITGVDEYALPMVDINTAVAIKEHMHRQFAQYEATKDDALLSIVVCGAGFTSIEYLGELTQQMPKLIKQYNLPADKIQLTCIEAMPTLLPMFVEKLSTYGIQKLKDRGVKFLVGTPIKEVTADTVIYEENEERKSIKAKTIVWTTGVKGSSVVGGSGFEERRGRVMVEADLTAPGYPEVFIIGDCSAVMNPENNRPYPTTAQIALKQADAAVANLVAKVNNQPIVPFTFKSQGSVCSIGNNEAIGEVLGANLKGYPASMMKKVIEDRSLSQTGGLKIMFSKGRFDLYH, encoded by the coding sequence ATGGATAAAATGAAAATTGTCATTCTAGGTGCTGGATATGGTGGCTTACGTGCACTGAAAGGATTGCAGAAAAAACATCTTAATGCTGAAATTACCCTTGTGAATAAAAATGAGTATCATTATGAAGCAACTTATTTACATGAAGTTGCAAGTGGTGCAAATCCGCCAGAACGTATTAGTTTCGCAATTAAAGATGTTGTAGATACGAAACAAACAACTTTTATTCAAGATACTGTTATTAAAGTGAATAAGGATGACAAAACAGTTGAGTTAGACAAAACTGGACTGATTTCATATGATTATTTAATTTTTGCACTTGGATTTGAGTCAGAATCTTTTGGTATTACTGGAGTAGATGAATATGCATTGCCAATGGTTGATATCAATACGGCTGTAGCTATTAAAGAACATATGCATCGCCAATTTGCACAATATGAAGCTACCAAAGATGATGCTTTATTAAGTATCGTTGTTTGTGGAGCAGGCTTCACTAGTATTGAGTATTTAGGTGAACTTACTCAGCAAATGCCAAAATTAATCAAACAATATAATTTACCAGCAGATAAAATTCAATTAACTTGTATTGAAGCTATGCCAACATTGTTGCCAATGTTCGTTGAAAAACTATCAACTTATGGCATTCAAAAACTTAAAGATCGTGGCGTTAAATTCTTAGTTGGTACACCAATTAAAGAGGTAACGGCTGATACTGTTATTTATGAAGAAAATGAAGAGCGCAAATCAATTAAAGCGAAAACGATTGTCTGGACAACTGGTGTTAAAGGAAGTAGCGTAGTTGGCGGTTCTGGATTTGAAGAGCGCCGTGGTCGCGTAATGGTTGAAGCTGATTTAACTGCTCCTGGTTATCCAGAAGTCTTTATAATTGGTGATTGTTCAGCAGTTATGAACCCAGAAAATAATCGTCCTTATCCAACGACTGCTCAAATTGCTTTAAAACAAGCAGATGCAGCAGTGGCAAATTTAGTTGCTAAGGTGAATAATCAACCGATAGTTCCATTTACATTTAAATCGCAAGGTTCAGTTTGTTCAATTGGAAATAATGAAGCGATTGGTGAAGTCTTAGGGGCTAACTTAAAAGGCTATCCAGCTTCAATGATGAAAAAAGTAATTGAGGACCGTTCATTAAGCCAAACGGGTGGATTAAAGATTATGTTTAGTAAAGGTCGTTTTGATTTATACCATTAA
- a CDS encoding DUF1149 family protein, with the protein MNVLRGQIQVEKYNFELATGSSAAETKVEVLINEVVPTEEADKGILEEGKMFRMEVPFALQLERFKIDGQISQIIQIPEFFGVPSEIAVEDMRELSRPLIKYIERLTYEVTEIAFDEPGFALNFE; encoded by the coding sequence ATGAACGTATTAAGAGGTCAAATTCAAGTTGAAAAATATAATTTTGAACTTGCTACAGGATCATCAGCAGCAGAAACTAAAGTTGAAGTATTAATTAATGAAGTTGTACCTACAGAAGAAGCAGATAAAGGCATTTTGGAAGAAGGAAAAATGTTTCGTATGGAAGTCCCTTTTGCATTGCAATTGGAACGTTTTAAGATTGATGGACAAATCAGCCAAATTATCCAAATACCAGAATTTTTTGGTGTACCAAGTGAGATAGCTGTTGAAGATATGCGTGAATTATCACGACCTTTAATTAAATATATTGAACGTTTAACGTATGAAGTAACTGAAATAGCTTTTGATGAACCAGGCTTCGCTTTAAACTTTGAATAA
- a CDS encoding prenyltransferase, whose amino-acid sequence MKFKTFLELVEMQAKTASILPYFMGILFAWYHYEELHLINLVLFFIAMFLFNMAVDAIDNYMDYKKASKEHNYREEVNVIGREKIPMPLVATLIILMVVVSAGLGLYLVKQTGLPLLYMGLYCYFVGIFYSSGPKPISSMPLGELFSGFTMGFMIYIISIYVNAYNVMTFDLRTFLIILFASIPNMFAIANLMLANNISDLEEDRTNKRYTLPHYIGKKNALSLFKWLYILAFAALITAVWLGIYPKMMLFTLVAIPLVRKNTKRFLAKQVKSETFVYAVQNLAAITSLQVLTFALGIWLNF is encoded by the coding sequence ATGAAATTTAAAACATTTTTAGAACTTGTTGAAATGCAGGCCAAAACTGCGAGTATTTTACCTTATTTTATGGGGATTCTCTTTGCTTGGTACCATTATGAAGAGCTACATTTAATCAATTTAGTCTTATTTTTTATTGCGATGTTTTTATTTAATATGGCAGTTGATGCGATTGATAATTATATGGATTATAAAAAAGCTTCAAAAGAACATAATTATCGAGAAGAAGTCAATGTTATCGGGAGAGAAAAAATCCCAATGCCATTAGTAGCGACGCTAATTATTTTGATGGTTGTTGTTTCAGCTGGATTGGGTTTATACTTGGTTAAACAAACAGGGCTACCTTTATTGTATATGGGCCTGTATTGTTATTTTGTTGGAATATTTTATTCATCTGGTCCAAAGCCAATTTCTAGTATGCCACTTGGAGAACTGTTTTCTGGTTTTACAATGGGTTTTATGATTTACATTATTAGTATCTATGTCAATGCCTACAACGTTATGACTTTTGACTTAAGAACGTTCCTTATTATCTTATTTGCCTCAATTCCAAATATGTTTGCGATTGCGAATTTAATGTTAGCGAATAATATTAGTGATTTGGAAGAAGATAGAACAAATAAGCGTTATACACTACCGCATTACATTGGTAAGAAAAATGCCTTATCTTTATTTAAATGGTTGTATATTTTAGCATTTGCAGCTTTGATCACTGCGGTCTGGCTAGGTATTTATCCAAAAATGATGTTATTCACTCTAGTAGCGATTCCATTAGTACGCAAAAATACCAAAAGATTTTTAGCTAAGCAAGTTAAGTCAGAAACATTTGTGTATGCCGTTCAAAATTTAGCTGCAATTACTTCGTTACAAGTGCTAACATTTGCACTAGGAATTTGGTTAAATTTTTAA
- a CDS encoding polyprenyl synthetase family protein yields the protein MPIHPMWEPFPEIKHDLAETYDVIEKKVRIRNKDIQQTINDLLHSGGKLLRPAYFILFSRFGSLDKKNHKKIVYTAASLEILHMATLVHDDVIDDSPTRRGSQTVQSQYGKDIAVYTGDFLFAVYFGLIADSIDSFSTLKLNAFTMKRILIGELDQMHLRYNTEVTLRQYLRRITGKTAQLFSLSCFEGAKVGKADLAVTTLSYHIGHNIGIAFQILDDILDYTENSETLKKPVLEDVKQGVYSLPLILAMKDHKKEFEPYLNKGASMDQVDIAAILDLIRRYKGVELAKDLAERYTNKALKSLEKLPNQPEKEILCTLTRQLLNRDH from the coding sequence ATGCCGATTCATCCAATGTGGGAACCGTTCCCTGAAATCAAACATGATTTAGCAGAGACCTACGATGTAATTGAGAAAAAAGTCCGCATTCGAAATAAAGATATTCAACAAACCATCAATGATTTATTGCATTCTGGTGGAAAATTATTACGCCCTGCATACTTTATTCTCTTTTCACGATTTGGTTCCCTTGATAAAAAAAACCATAAAAAAATTGTATATACTGCAGCCTCACTAGAGATTTTGCATATGGCTACTCTTGTTCACGATGACGTTATCGATGATTCACCTACACGTCGTGGCAGTCAAACTGTCCAATCCCAATATGGGAAAGATATTGCTGTCTATACTGGTGATTTTCTGTTTGCCGTTTATTTTGGTTTAATTGCTGACTCAATCGATTCTTTTTCAACACTTAAACTAAATGCCTTTACCATGAAGCGGATATTAATTGGTGAGCTTGATCAAATGCATTTACGTTACAATACTGAAGTGACTCTTCGCCAATACTTACGTCGTATTACAGGTAAAACGGCGCAACTTTTTTCTTTAAGTTGTTTTGAAGGAGCTAAAGTTGGCAAAGCAGACCTTGCTGTGACAACACTTAGCTATCATATTGGCCATAATATTGGCATTGCTTTTCAGATTTTAGATGATATTTTAGATTATACTGAAAATAGTGAAACGCTAAAAAAACCAGTTCTTGAAGATGTCAAACAAGGAGTCTACTCACTGCCTTTAATTTTGGCTATGAAAGACCATAAAAAAGAATTTGAACCTTATTTAAATAAAGGTGCATCTATGGATCAAGTTGACATTGCTGCTATTCTAGATTTAATTAGACGCTATAAAGGTGTTGAACTAGCAAAAGACTTAGCAGAACGCTATACGAATAAAGCTTTAAAATCCCTAGAAAAATTACCAAATCAACCAGAAAAAGAAATTCTATGCACCTTAACAAGACAGTTACTAAATCGAGACCATTAA
- the arr gene encoding NAD(+)--rifampin ADP-ribosyltransferase yields the protein MEEVLDKGPFFHGTKANLAIGEFLEPKHESNFEEKRISNYIYFTGTLDAAKWGAELAVGADLKERIYLVEPLGEFENDPNLTDKKFPGNPTRSYRTMGLLKIVGELASWERHSEESINTMLTNLESLRNSGLAEIDD from the coding sequence ATGGAAGAAGTATTAGACAAAGGGCCTTTTTTTCATGGAACAAAGGCAAATCTAGCGATAGGAGAGTTTTTAGAGCCTAAGCACGAATCAAATTTTGAAGAAAAGAGAATTTCAAATTATATTTACTTTACTGGGACATTAGATGCTGCCAAATGGGGAGCAGAATTGGCTGTAGGAGCTGACTTAAAAGAACGGATTTATCTAGTTGAACCACTAGGTGAGTTTGAAAATGATCCAAACCTGACGGATAAAAAATTCCCGGGAAACCCAACCCGATCTTATAGAACGATGGGGCTTTTGAAAATAGTTGGGGAGCTTGCTTCTTGGGAAAGACACTCTGAAGAAAGTATAAATACGATGCTGACTAATTTAGAATCTTTACGGAATTCTGGTTTGGCTGAAATAGACGACTAG